ttattctcataataattacaattattatcatacttcctattattattcttgttcttattattattattattattattattattattatttttgatattattattcccgtcactactattaatattgctattattattaatcttgttattattattattattattattattattattattattcttgttactattattattagtatatctatttttgtcattattattcttgttattattattattaatattggtattattataattgttattgttaatgttattgttattattattgttattgttattgttattgtttttgttattgttattgttattgttattgttattgttattgttattgttattgatattgttatggttattgttattgttattgttattgttattgttattgttattgatattgtgattgttattgttattgttattgttattgttattgttattgttattgttattgttattgttattgttattgttatttttattattatttttactgttattgttatcgatagtgttattattattattgttattattatt
This is a stretch of genomic DNA from Vespa crabro chromosome 3, iyVesCrab1.2, whole genome shotgun sequence. It encodes these proteins:
- the LOC124422781 gene encoding myb-like protein D; protein product: NNNNNNNNNNNNNNNNNNNNNNHNINNNNNNNNNNNNNNHNNINNNNNNNNNNNNNNNNKNNNNNNNNNNNNNINNNNYNNTNINNNNNKNNNDKNRYTNNNSNKNNNNNNNNNNNNNKINNNSNINSSDGNNNIKNNNNNNNNNNNKNKNN